Proteins co-encoded in one Anguilla anguilla isolate fAngAng1 chromosome 16, fAngAng1.pri, whole genome shotgun sequence genomic window:
- the clec3a gene encoding tetranectin-like protein — MGRPGLVFLLALISISLQQGNSLPSRTRKAVSTRQTDEDDLKSQINKLWLEVNSLKEMQALQTVCLRGIKAHRKCYLAIEEPKHYHEANEDCIAQGGTLAIPRDLLENSDLRDYARRVSPGSRELWIGVTDIVKEGQYVDVNSVPVGFFNWDRSKKQPTGGKRESCVALSLPAQGKWHDEVCRSLKKYICEYLIP, encoded by the exons ATGGGACGTCCCGGACTGGTTTTTCTTCTGGCCCTCATCTCCATCTCGCTGCAGCAGGGGAACAGCCTGCCCTCCCGCACCAGGAAAGCAGTGTCTACCAGGCAGACAG ATGAGGATGACCTGAAGTCCCAGATCAATAAGCTGTGGCTGGAGGTGAACTCACTGAAAGAGATGCAGGCTCTGCAAACAG TTTGCCTCCGTGGCATCAAGGCCCACAGGAAGTGCTACTTGGCCATCGAGGAGCCGAAGCATTACCACGAGGCCAACGAGGACTGCATCGCACAGGGCGGCACGCTGGCCATCCCGCGGGACCTGCTGGAGAACAGCGACCTGAGGGACTACGCCCGGAGGGTCTCCCCGGGCTCCAGAGAGCTCTGGATCGGGGTGACGGACATCGTGAAGGAGGGCCAGTACGTGGACGTCAACAGCGTGCCGGTCGGCTTCTTCAACTGGGATCGCTCCAAGAAGCAGCCCACCGGGGGCAAGAGGGAGAGCTGCGTGGCGCTGTCGCTCCCCGCCCAGGGCAAGTGGCACGACGAGGTCTGCCGCAGCCTCAAAAAGTACATTTGCGAATACCTCATCCCATAA